GTCCCCGTTGTCGTCCTCAAACTCACAGTGGCTGAAactgaagcagagagacaggaagtcagagagacaggaggtcagagagaaaggaaatcagagagagaggaagtcagagagacaggaggtcagagaaacaggaagtcagagagagaggaagtcagagagacaggaagtcagagagacaggaagtcggGGTTTACAGGGCCACAACACAGGTCAGGACTGGGTTAGTGCTAGGTTAGGGTCAGGACTGGGTTAGTGCTAGGTTAGGGGCAGGACTGGGTTAGTGCTAGGTTAGGGAGGGGTCAGGACTGGGTTAGTGCTAGGTTAGGGAGGGGTCAGGACTGGGTTAGTGCTAGGTTAGGGTCAGGACTGGGTTAATGCTAGGTTAGGGTGGGGTCAGGACTGGGTTAGTGCTAGGTTAGGGAGGGGTCAGGACTGGGTTAGTGCTAGGTTAGGGTCAGGACTGGGTTAGTGCTAGGTTAGGGAGGGGTCAGGACTGGGTTAGTGCTGGGTTAGCGTGGGGTCAGGACGGGTCACCTGCGAGGTCTGAAATCATTTTCTCCTTCCCGTGTTCTGCGGACCAGTGATGCGGTTCCTGGTGGCTCGGCAACGATGGACATTATGCTGTCGTTACGGTAACGTAGCTGTCACATAGGGACACAGCACTGGGTTACACACGGCACACttactgttgctatgacagcaggTTACTTCTGGTTACTGAAGGTCAGTGCGATAAGATTACGAAATGTGGTGGGTTGCCATGACAACAGGATGTCGTGCGCTGGTTATTTGCAGTTGGATGCCGTCTCATTGGCCAAAGGTAACTAGTGtggtttttttttccttcattgGTGGAGACTCACCATggctggaagagaggagggagaggggcaggggcagggggaggggcagggggagggcaggtagatgggggaggaggggaaggcttGTGAGGGGGTGCAGGTGACCAGGGCCGGGAAGGTGCTGGTGCTCGCAACCACCTGGACGGGCGAATCTCCATCTCCGCCTGTTACTGAGGCAACAAGGAGATTAGCCTGGACATTGTTACTGAGGCAACAAGGAAATTAGCCTGGACATTGTTACTGAGGCAACAAGGAGATTAGTCTGGACGTTGTTACTGAGGCAACAACGAGATTAGCCTGGACATTGTTACTGAGGCAACAAGGAGATTAGCCTGGATGTTGTTACTGAGGCAACAAGGAGATTAGCCTGGACATTGTTACTGAGGCAACAAGGAGATTAGTCTGGACGTTGTTACTGAGGCAACAAGGAGATTAGCCTGGACATTGTTACTGAGGCAACAAGGAGATTAGTCTGGACGTTGTTACTGAGGCAACAAGGAGATTAGCCTGGACATTGTTACTGAGGCAACAAGGAGATTAGTCTGGACATTGTTACTGAGGCAACAAGGAGATTATTCTGGACATTGTTACTGAGGCAACAAGGAGATTAGCCTGGACATTGTTACTGAGGCAACAAGGAGATTAGCCTGGATGTTGTTACTGAGGCAACAAGGAGATTAGCCTGGACATTGTTACTGAGGCAACAAGGAGATTAGCCTGGACATTGTTACTGAGGCAACAAGGAGATTAGCCTGGACATTGTTACTGAGGCAACAAGGAGATTAGCCTGGACATTGTTACTGAGGCAACAAGGAGATTAGCCTGGACATTGTTACTGAGGCAACAAGGAGATTAGCCTGGACATTGTTACTGAGGCAACAAGGAGATTAGCCTGGATGTTGTTACTGGTTGTGTACCTGCTCCAGCTGTGTTTCCCTCCGAGCTCTGCTGCAGGTCCAGGGCCTTGAGGGCAGACACCGGAGACTTGACCCTGTTCtacacatcacaaacacacctgatgtTACTGACAAGAACCAAGAGGCACGACTGGAGGTGTGCGtagactgtgtgcgtgtgtgtgcgtgtgtgtgcgtgtgtgtgtgtgtggtacatagAAACTGACCAGCACTCCTTTCAGGTTGAGTCTGCGTTTGAGGCGACTCTCTGTCTGCTGGAAGAAGTTCTCAGGGGACTCGTCGCTGGAGGCCTCGGAGTGACCCTGGGGCCTGGGCCCCTCGTCCAGGACGGGCGGGCGGCTGTCCCTCGGTAGACTCTGCAGGGACACGGGACGTGagacacgcgtgtgtgtgtgggtgaggttAAATGAGCTCACAGTACTCATTCTGAGTATTGATGAGAtgatgtaaatgtatgtgtgtgtgtgaatgtatgtgtgtgtgtgtgtgtgtgtgtgtgtgtgtgtgtgtgtgtgtgtgtgtgtgtgtgtgtgaatgtatgtgtgtgtgtgaatgtatgtgtgtgtgtgaatatatgtgtgtgtgtgtgtgaatgtatgtgtgtgtgtgaatgtatgtgtgtgtgtgtgaatgtgtgtcacCTGATCTAGAGTCAGTGTGTTGTCTTTGGATAGGCGCCGCAGACGGGACTCCAGAGTGACGATCTTGGCCTCCTTGCGTACCATCTCGATGTGTAGCTCGTCACTCTTCTCCTCCAACTCTCGGATCTGCTTCCGGTACTTATCCTTGTCCATCAGACACTGGGAGAACTGGTGCTGGGCCTCATCCCTGGAGCGGAAGgcctgaacacgcacacacacacacactgtcacactccCTCACTTTGTGATGATggtgaaacgtgtgtgtgtgtgtgtgttacctggtccctctccttctccacctcctccagctggaTGGTGATGGTATTCATGCGGTTACGGTACATCTCACAGTCTTTCTGTAGCGTTGAATTCTTCAGTTCAagatcctccttctcctccaggtactacacggacacacacacacacacacgttacccaGATGGTGGCATGGGTGAGGCTGGGTttcagaggagggtgagggatgtgagggtgaggctgggtgtcagaggagggtgaggtatgtgagggtgaggctgggtgtcagaggagggtgagggatgtgagggtgaggctgggtgtcAGAGGAGGGTGAGGTATGTGAGGGTGAGGCTGTGCAGGACTGGAGATGAGACCTTGTCCCTCAGTTCTTCCGCCTGCCTGACTTCTTCTTGGAGGTTGTAGAGGCGGTTCACCAGGTACTGTCGGTCCTCCAGGGCCTCCTGTCTGTCGTGCTCCAGAATGTCCAGGATCGCCTTGTCGGAAGCAGGCAAAGGCcctggctacacacacacacacacgcacgcacacacacacacacacacacacacacacacaaacacaaaggctGAATACAGACATAACTTTCCATCCTTTTTGAAACACCACATTCGtcgggcacgcacacacataaagacacacacagcgcacacacacatacagtaggtACCTGTATGATGGACTGTAGCTCCTGAACTTTGATCTTAAGAACCTCGTTCTCCCGCTCCAGCTCAAAGATCTGTTCTTTCTTGGGCCGGTTTTCGATGTCGTTCTTCAGTTTGAGACTCTGCCGTCGCTCCATCTTAAACTCCTCTTCCACCTTGTTCAGCCTGTGCTTCAACTGatctatctacacacacacaccatcatgcAAACACTATACAGATacaactgagtgtgtgtgagtgagacagagagagagagagaaagagagagagagagagagagagagagagagagagagagagagagagagagagagagagagagagagagagagaacgagagtgtgtatgtgtgtatgtgtgtgcgtgtatgagtgtgtgtgagtgtgtgtgtgtgtgagtgtgtgtgtgagtgtgtgtgtgtgtgtgtgtgagtgtgtgtgtgtatgtgtgtgtgtgtacctccagcTGCAGGTCTCTGCTCCTCATCACAGCCATGTTCTTGTCCTCGCTGAGTGTGGCATACCTCATGGCCAGCTTGTAGTTCTCCTCCTTCACCCGCAGCAGCTCGTCGTTGTagttgttcctctcctccttcatcttGTTGTATCCTGACAGAGCCACAGAAgagggagggctgcagggttagactgacagacctacaggggagggagggctgcagggttagactgacagacctacaggggagggagggctgcagggttagactgacagaccaggggagggagggctgcagggttagactgacagacctacaggggagggagggctgcagggttagactgacagacctacaggggagggagggctgcagggttagactgacagaccaggggagggagggctgcagggttagactgacagaccaggggagggagggctgcagggttagactgacagaccaggggagggagggctgcagggttagactgacagacctacaggggagggagggctgcagggttagactgacagaccaggggagggagggctgcagggttagactgacagacctacaggggagggagggctgcagggttaGACTGACAGAGCCACAGAAgagggagggctgcagggttagactgacagaccaggggagggagggctgcagggttagactgacagaccaggggagggagggctgcagggttagactgacagaccaggggagggagggctgcagggttagactgacagaccaggggagggagggctgcagggttagactgacagacctacaggggagggagggctgcagggttagactgacagaccaggggagggagggctgcagggttagactgacagaccaggggagggagggctgcagggttagactgacagaccaggggagggagggctgcagggttagactgacagaccaggggagggagggctgcagggttagactgacagaccaggggagggagggctgcagggttagactgacagaccaggggggggagggctgcagggttagactgacagacctacaggggagggagggctgcagggttagactgacaaaccaggggagggagggctgcagggttaGACTGACAGACCAGGAGATCACCCCCCCGGCTGGCCATTGATGAACCATGACATCACAGCACAGGTCCAGATACAGAGACCAGACAAGCCAATCACGATCATCCGATTTACATAAATCCATAATACATTATTTCTATTTGAATAAATTATATTTCCACAGCCTTTCTCTATTAAGTCCAAGATTCCTGTATAATAACTGATTCCTGTTTTCTGGTTCAAATCAGCATGAAATAGTCCTCACTCTGCTGGAATGCCTGCAGTTCCTGGTTGGCCAGATTGAGCTTCTTGTAGTCGTCCTCCAGGGTGCGCTGTTTCCCGATCAGGTCGACGCGCTGCACGTCTTTAGCCTTGGCCTGCTGCTGTAGCTTGATCACCTCGTTCATCAGGAACTGAGTCAGGCCCTCATGGCCCTCTTCCACTAGGGGTggacccacacatacacacacacatacatacaagacacacgcacgcacacacattcacacacacaggtgagtgtgggaggagctgagtgtgggaggagctgagtgtgggaggaggaggtgagtcCTCACCTACTATGGTGGAGAAGCGGCGTGTGGGGTCTTTGCCGGTGACCAGCTTGTACAGGTCAGGGTAGTAGAACTCCAGACTCTCCAGGAACACCACATAGCCACGCTCACCTTTAGTATGCAGGATGTCCAGCAGacgacctgcacacacacacgcacacacacacgcacagatgtATGTATTTGTATACACAGAAACAATACATAAATATTCCTTcatagacactcacacacatttgtttatgcacacatacaatacacacacgcattcattcATAGTTAATAAGACAccaatacattcacacacacacagtcacacacagtcacacacacacacagtcacacacagtcacacactcctcctccccacctgtgCGGTTGACCTTGCTGACCAGCAGCAGAGAGTTGAGCACCTCGTCCTCATCCTGCTCGTCCAGGACCTTGCACTGGCGCAGGTACGGCGTCAGCTTCCCAGGGGAGATGTAGCGACTCAGGATGTAGCGGTTACTCTCCACTCGCTCCCACTGCGCCTCCACATCCTCACCCGCGCCGCCCGCCGCGCACACAGCCTCCACGCCGTTCTCCATCTCCTACACCTgcccaacacacccacacacacaccaccacacacacaaggcacACCGTCATTTAGCTGTTTTCACCGTTGACAAAAGGGAAGACACATGgggaacattcacacacacgtcatgAGTTCATATGGAGGAACTAGATGCTACATCAAGCCAACACTCAAACATGTTCAGTCCATGTTTTAACCTCTTCATTGTGCGTTCCCTTTCACACAGCCAGCAAGACCGTTCCCCACAGCTCCAGTAGACAACAAAGAGCTAGAATTACACAGGTCCTGAAGTACAGCATGCCACCGAAACACTCGTCTAAATGACATGTAGCAGGTCTTACTGGTCCGAAACAACATTCAGAGAGAACCAAACATAGAAACAAAAGCAGGGATGAGACAATAATCACAGTCTCTCCCAGCTCTGATTGTGACCAGTGATTGCTGTATGGCACACAATGTCTGAAGGGACTAATAAATATCTGTCTCTTCTACTCCTCATCTGTCTATCTTCTCTTCACTCCTTGTCACGGCATCCCAATTCCTGTTACACCTCATTCTCCCACTAACACACCTAAAAGAATCCCATCATTCCTGTTGCACAAACAATTCTGCTTCAGACTGATGAGAAGATGTATTCTGCTTCAGACTGATGAGAAGATGTATTCTGTAATTGTATACAAATGCCCAAACTGGTATTTGAATTCAAACTAAATGTTTGAATTGAGCTAGCATCATTGAGCTAGCGTCATTGAGCTAGCATCATTCCTAATCCTCCTAatatccacacagacacacgtgctacacacacacacgctacacacacacacacacgctacacacacacacgtgcccaaACTGTCCTTTCTTGTCTCTGCGTTCCCTTTCACTGGGGGTGCTGATCACAATCATGCTTTGTGACACTCACCCTCCAGCCAGGCAAATCATCCATAtctgacctgcacacacacacacatatacctttGCATATATGACTGTTATCTGActtctggtgtgtttgtgtgggcgtTGCTAAGTGTGTTGTGACGTTGGCTCTCTCTTGGCGTGAAGCATTGTTGAAGCTGTTTACGCCCAGTGAGACCTAGCAGTAACGGTCCAGCCGCGACTACTGACATCAACGATGCTGTGGATCGCCCCAACTGGTGCTGCTCTACCTGGTGCTGCTCTACCTGGTGCTGCTCCACCTGGTGCTGCTCCACCTGGTGCTGCTCTACCTGGTGCTGCTCCACCTGGTGCTGCTCTACCTGGTGCTGCTACACCTGGTGCTGCTCTACCTGGTGCTGCTACACCTGGTGCTGCTCTACCTGGTGCTGTGGAGCTATCCACATACTTTGAACATTATAATAACCTTATAAAATATCAAAACAAAACTTTCCTGCAACCAGTTATCATGTATCATTTCAAATCTAAAATAAGACAGGACAAAGCCATGATAACAAGGTATTGACTGTTTGACAGTTATCATCACACGGAGATTGTGTCCAAAAGAGAATGAAAGcaaggacagacagatggacagacagacagacagacagatggacagacagacagacagacggacagacagacagacagacagacagacagatggacagacagacggacagacagacagatggacagacagacagacagacagacagacggacagacagacagacagacagacagacagacagacggacagacggacagacagacagacagacagacagacagacagacagacagacagacggacagacagacagacagacagacagacagacagacagacagacagacagacagacagacagacagacagatggacagacagacagacagacagacagacagacggacagacagacagacagacagacggacagacggacagacagacagacagacagacagacagacggacagacagacagacagacggacagacagacagacagacggacagacggatagacagacagacagacagacggacagacagacggacagacagacagac
Above is a window of Hypomesus transpacificus isolate Combined female chromosome 17, fHypTra1, whole genome shotgun sequence DNA encoding:
- the card11 gene encoding caspase recruitment domain-containing protein 11 isoform X1 → MENGVEAVCAAGGAGEDVEAQWERVESNRYILSRYISPGKLTPYLRQCKVLDEQDEDEVLNSLLLVSKVNRTGRLLDILHTKGERGYVVFLESLEFYYPDLYKLVTGKDPTRRFSTIVVEEGHEGLTQFLMNEVIKLQQQAKAKDVQRVDLIGKQRTLEDDYKKLNLANQELQAFQQRYNKMKEERNNYNDELLRVKEENYKLAMRYATLSEDKNMAVMRSRDLQLEIDQLKHRLNKVEEEFKMERRQSLKLKNDIENRPKKEQIFELERENEVLKIKVQELQSIIQPGPLPASDKAILDILEHDRQEALEDRQYLVNRLYNLQEEVRQAEELRDKYLEEKEDLELKNSTLQKDCEMYRNRMNTITIQLEEVEKERDQAFRSRDEAQHQFSQCLMDKDKYRKQIRELEEKSDELHIEMVRKEAKIVTLESRLRRLSKDNTLTLDQSLPRDSRPPVLDEGPRPQGHSEASSDESPENFFQQTESRLKRRLNLKGVLNRVKSPVSALKALDLQQSSEGNTAGAVTGGDGDSPVQVVASTSTFPALVTCTPSQAFPSSPIYLPSPCPSPCPCPSPSSLPAMLRYRNDSIMSIVAEPPGTASLVRRTREGENDFRPRSFSHCEFEDDNGDNEFDEEVTHGPPSIHSSSSSHQSEGLDSYDLEQVNNIFRKLSLDRPFRPSLSSLSRTSSSLRPVQELSLPGDHVLNDITLVGGNDSGIFVSSVQSGSRAEKAGLREGHHLLLLEGCIRGENQSISLDTCTKEEAHWTLQRCSGPMQLHYRVNYDGYWQLQNDISEGTVVSGDSFYIRFNLNVSGQSEGCSLSMLCDEVVHVVDTMHQGHSEWLCARVDPYTGTDLPEGGTIPCYSRAQQLLLVKIQKLVCRSGKEDSEIQRNIRTSLLPEEPSPSTDTKSSPRLSRASLFITQIIQFVSRVDNKYKRMNSSERVRIVNSGNATLPRPGFETLRPEDLGDPESEVSRGLSLVPYSLVTPQHVHRRRPVLFSPNTLAKTLIQKILNMGGAMDFNICKPDTLTREDFLRKQSIEPILHSREKQANMYECITPENIEVVASKGKHCLFEADLSCVKDLLRREIYPIIIYIKICEKNIRRLRKLPLRVESEEDFVRVCRSKEKELERVPCLYASVEPETWAGPEDLLRIIKDRILEEQRKIVWVEQDLL
- the card11 gene encoding caspase recruitment domain-containing protein 11 isoform X2, which produces MENGVEAVCAAGGAGEDVEAQWERVESNRYILSRYISPGKLTPYLRQCKVLDEQDEDEVLNSLLLVSKVNRTGRLLDILHTKGERGYVVFLESLEFYYPDLYKLVTGKDPTRRFSTIVVEEGHEGLTQFLMNEVIKLQQQAKAKDVQRVDLIGKQRTLEDDYKKLNLANQELQAFQQRYNKMKEERNNYNDELLRVKEENYKLAMRYATLSEDKNMAVMRSRDLQLEIDQLKHRLNKVEEEFKMERRQSLKLKNDIENRPKKEQIFELERENEVLKIKVQELQSIIQPGPLPASDKAILDILEHDRQEALEDRQYLVNRLYNLQEEVRQAEELRDKYLEEKEDLELKNSTLQKDCEMYRNRMNTITIQLEEVEKERDQAFRSRDEAQHQFSQCLMDKDKYRKQIRELEEKSDELHIEMVRKEAKIVTLESRLRRLSKDNTLTLDQSLPRDSRPPVLDEGPRPQGHSEASSDESPENFFQQTESRLKRRLNLKGVLNRVKSPVSALKALDLQQSSEGNTAGAGGDGDSPVQVVASTSTFPALVTCTPSQAFPSSPIYLPSPCPSPCPCPSPSSLPAMLRYRNDSIMSIVAEPPGTASLVRRTREGENDFRPRSFSHCEFEDDNGDNEFDEEVTHGPPSIHSSSSSHQSEGLDSYDLEQVNNIFRKLSLDRPFRPSLSSLSRTSSSLRPVQELSLPGDHVLNDITLVGGNDSGIFVSSVQSGSRAEKAGLREGHHLLLLEGCIRGENQSISLDTCTKEEAHWTLQRCSGPMQLHYRVNYDGYWQLQNDISEGTVVSGDSFYIRFNLNVSGQSEGCSLSMLCDEVVHVVDTMHQGHSEWLCARVDPYTGTDLPEGGTIPCYSRAQQLLLVKIQKLVCRSGKEDSEIQRNIRTSLLPEEPSPSTDTKSSPRLSRASLFITQIIQFVSRVDNKYKRMNSSERVRIVNSGNATLPRPGFETLRPEDLGDPESEVSRGLSLVPYSLVTPQHVHRRRPVLFSPNTLAKTLIQKILNMGGAMDFNICKPDTLTREDFLRKQSIEPILHSREKQANMYECITPENIEVVASKGKHCLFEADLSCVKDLLRREIYPIIIYIKICEKNIRRLRKLPLRVESEEDFVRVCRSKEKELERVPCLYASVEPETWAGPEDLLRIIKDRILEEQRKIVWVEQDLL